The nucleotide sequence CCCCCTATTTTTTACGTACCACTTTGAACGCTTAGGTCGATTCGAACCTAAATATTTGATATATGGATAGTGCAACACTTATAATAGCCGGTATTATCGGCCTTGCAATTGGCTTCGCCATTGCAAAATTTATGGAAAAGGGCAAAGCCTCAAAAACCCTTTTAAACGCCAAGAACGAGGCTAACTCTATAATTAATGCGGCCAAAGTAGAAGGTGAGAACATTAAAAAAGATAAAATCTTTCAGGCCAAGGAGAAGTTCTTGGAACTTAAGGCCGAGCATGAAAAGGTAATTATCAGCAAGGACAAAAAAATCGGGGAAGCCGAAAAACGTACACGTGACAAAGAGTCGCAAGTAAGTAACGAGTTGGCCCGAAGCAAGAAATTGAACAGTCAGCTCGATAGTAAATTGAAGGAAGTCGCCCATAAGGAGGAGTATCTTGAAAAGAAACAAAGCGAACTGGAAAAGCTTCATAAGAACCAAGTACAACAGCTAGAGGTTATTTCAGGACTTTCGGCCGATGATGCCAAAGGGCAGTTGATGGAATCGTTGAAGGAAACGGCAAAGACCGATGCTATGGCCTATATTCAAACTACTGTGGAAGAGGCCAAATTAACCGCACAGCAAGAGGCTAAGAAAATCGTGATCAATACCATACAACGTATCGGTACGGAAGAGGCCGTAGAGAATTGCGTTTCGGTTTTCAACCTTGAATCCGACGATGTAAAAGGTAGGATTATCGGTAGGGAAGGACGAAACATTCGTGCTCTCGAATCGGCTACTGGTGTTGAAATTATTGTAGACGATACACCGGAAGCTATTATTCTTTCTTGTTTTGATTCGGTCCGTCGTGAAGTCGCACGCCTTTCGTTGCACAAATTGGTAACGGACGGCAGGATACATCCGGCACGAATCGAGGAAATCGTTAAAAAGACAGAGAAGCAGATCGAACAAGAAATCGTTGAGGTCGGTAAACGTACCGTAATCGATTTGGGTATTCATGGGCTGCACCCTGAATTGGTCCGCGCTATAGGTCGAATGAAATACCGTTCGTCTTACGGACAAAACCTATTGCAACACTCTAGGGAGGTTGCCAAATTATGTGGTGTGATGGCCGCCGAACTTGGGTTGAACCCCAAATTGGCAAAACGTGCCGGACTTTTACATGATATAGGTAAAGTACCGAATACCGAAGCGGAAGTAGAAACCCCGCATGCTATTTTAGGGATGCAGTGGGCTGAGAAATATGGCGAAAAGCCTGATGTCTGCAACGCTATAGGGGCTCACCATGATGAAATTGAAATGAAGACGCTTATTGCGCCCATCGTTCAGGTCTGTGATGCTATTAGCGGTGCAAGGCCAGGAGCTCGTAGACAGGTGTTGGATTCTTACATTCAACGTTTAAAAGACCTTGAGGAAGTGGCCTTCAGTTTTGGCGGGGTTCAAAAAGCCTACGCTATTCAAGCGGGTCGTGAACTAAGGGTAATTGTCGAAAGCGAAAAGGTGAACGACGAAAAAGCGGCACAGTTGTCTTTTGAGATTTCACAGAAAATACAGACCGATATGACCTATCCGGGTCAGGTAAAGGTCACCGTAATTCGGGAAACCCGTTCGGTAAACGTAGCAAAGTAACATACCGTATACTTTATAATAAACAAAAAGGGCCCCGTACATACGGGGCCCTTTTTATTTGGTACCTATAATTTTTATTTGTGATAAGGACTGTCGACTAGTTTGTCTACTTCAAAAGTAGCCTCATAATTCGGCATTTGGCCGCTCTCCCAGAGTTCCTTGTCCTTCACCGAATAAACCCACAGGGGTTTTACAAAGCTTTTGGTCCACTCTTGGGTCTTTGCTATCATTTCCTTTAGGCGGTCGGGGTATCGGCCTGCTAGGTTTTTCTTTTCGCCTATATCTTGGGTGATATTATGTAGACGCCAAGGTTCGTTGCCCATACGTGTAATTTTCCAATCGCCCATTCGGGCGCCCACATCGTTATAGCCCTCGCGATAGCGCAATGAATAGATCATTTCATCTTTATAGGGTTCGGTGTTTTTCAAGACATCGTCCATGATATTTTTACCGTCAAGTTGCTTTCCTTTCGGAAGTTTTGCTTCGGCAAGGCCTGTGAAGGTAGGGTAGAGGTCAAGGGAGGAAACAGGAAAATCGAAACGCTGGTCTTTTTTGATTTTTTTAGGCCAATGAAAGAACATGGGCACACGATAGCCACCCTCCCAAGTATCTCCTTTGGTACCTTTTAGGGGATAATTGTTCGCACCGTGATTAAAATTCCCTCCGTTATCGCTTAAAAACACAATAAGGGTGTTGTCAAATTGCTTGGTTTCTTTTAAGGTCTGAACAATTTTGCCGACACCACGGTCTACGGCATATACCATTGCGGCATAGGTTCTTCGGTCTTTATCCTTTATATGGGCGAACTTGGCCACGTCCTCGGCCTTGGCCTGAAGCGGAACGTGGGGGGCGTTGTAGGCTAGATATATAAAGAAGGGTTGTTTTTTTGCCGCGGCAATTTTGATGTTTTTGATGGCTTCCCGTGAAAAACCATCCGTTATGTATTCGGTTTCGTTGGCGGGCTTCCCGTTGTGTTCCATGGGAAAGACATAGTCCCTGATATTTGGGTTGCCGGCTTTCTTTTGCGCTTTATAGGTCTTTTGGTACTCGGAAGGAAAATAGTCATGTCCTCCTCCTAAAAAACCATAAAAATCGTCGAATCCTCTTTTGTTGGGGTGGAATTTCGGGGCGGCTCCTAAGTGCCACTTACCGATGGCGCTTGTATAGTAACCTGCGTTTTGAAGTACTTTGGACATATAGGTCTCTTCAACGGGAACGCCCATATTGTCTTTGTCATCTTCACTACTATTGTGGAAAAGGTTGTAGGCCGTACCGGTGAGGTGTGGATATCGTCCGGTTAAAATGGCGGAGCGACTAGGGCCACAGAAGGGGTGGGCCACATAGGCCGATGTGAAAATGCTACCGTTTTGCGCCAAGTTGTCCAGTTCGGGCGTAAGGATATCCGTAGAACCGTTAAAACCAACGTCGGCATAACCGAGGTCGTCACATAAGACCACAAGGATGTTCGGACGTGTTTCTTGCGCCAGTCCGATGTTCGCAACCGACAGGACGGCAGCGTATAGAAATAGTTTAAAATGATTAAAGTGAATTGCCATAACTATAAATTTTAATGTTGATATTTTTTTAAAATGATGTTTTTCTTTTTTCATTAGTTTAGGGAATGTTGCTCTTTTTCTTTTTTGAATTGGGCCATTAGACGTGCTACAAGTTGAGGATTACTAGAGGCGATGTTTACCGTTTCCCCGGGATCCTTTTTGTGGTCGTAAAGTTCAAAATAAAGGGGTGACGCTTGCGTTAGTGTACGGTCTTTCCAGACAATAAAACGATATTGGTCGGTTCGCATGGCGTACCCCATTATCTTGTTTTCAAACAGGTTTCGGTCCCATTTCTCTTTTTGTTGTGCTTTGATCTTTAATTCGACCTCCTCGAGTAAGGGGCCGAAGTAGGTTTCCCGCATGGCGGGCCGCAATGGGTATGAGCCCCATTCCCGTAAGGCGGGTGAGGGAAATTGACTGAATACCGCTGTTTTCCAATCTTGTTCAGGGTGTTTTAAAAGGGGGGCAAAACTTTGCCCTTCTAAGTGTACCGGTTTTTCAATTCCGGCGAGTTCGCAAAGGGTAGGGTACATATCGATCAATTCTACCAGTGCTTCCGTTTGGACACCTCTATTGCTGTCGGGCATATCAGGGGTCCATATCATCAGTGGTACCCTTGTAGCAATTTCATAATTGGTGGCCTTGCCCCAAATACCCATATCGCCTAAATGCCAACCGTGGTCGCTCCAAACGATGATGATGGTATTATCGCGTATGCCGGCCTCTTCCAAGGCTTGTATGGCACGGCCGATCTGGGCATCTACATAGCTGATACAAGCTAGGTAGGCGTGTTTTAAGGTTCGGGCAAGTTCAGGGGGTAATTTTCCTGTTTTGGGTATGCCTGAACGGACCCGTAATTCAAATGAGGGGTGAAGCCCCATGGCGGCCCCATCTTTTGGCGGAGTACTGTCAGAGGCCATGGGAATCTTGCTTTCATCGTATAAATCCCAATACTTTTTAGGGGCTACCCAATTGAGATGAGGTTTGTGAAAACCGAGTCCTAAAAAGAAGGGTTGGTCACTCTTTTTGGCCATCTTCTTTATATCGGCAATGGCTAAGTCGGTATTATAGCCGTCGGCGTAGGTATTATCGGGAACCTTGGCAGATTCGTACGCGGGCCCCATGGCTAAACCATATTTGGCCACATCACCATACTTTGAGAACATTTCCTTTCGGGTTTCTTCTCGTAATTGTTGGTTTTCAGGAAGGGCGAAACCCACTACCGATTTGGGTTGTGGGCCCGGTACGCGACTCCATGATAAAGAATCGTCCAAATCGCCATGATGGAAAATTTTTCCGTAATACACCGATTCGTACCCATTGTTTTTGAAGTGTTGGGGCAAGGTAACAATATCGGGATGCAGCTCCCGTATTTTTAGATAATTATGGAAAATACCACTGGTCTCTGGCCTCAGTCCCGTAAGAACACTGGCCCGAGAAGGACCGCAGATGGCTTGTTGACAATAGGCCCTGTTGAATTGCAAGCCTTCACTTGCGAGCTTGTCTAAATTAGGGCTCCGGGCTATTTCCGAACCATACGACCCTAGTTCGGGCCTAAGGTCGTCTATGGCTATAAACAGAATATTCGGTTTTTTGCTTTCTTTTTTAGGGATACTGTTTTGTGCCGAGCTGCAGCCTACCGCTTGTCCGAGCAGAAAAAGAATACCGATAAATTTTGATAGGCTCATCTCTTTCAATCT is from Zobellia galactanivorans and encodes:
- the rny gene encoding ribonuclease Y, with the translated sequence MDSATLIIAGIIGLAIGFAIAKFMEKGKASKTLLNAKNEANSIINAAKVEGENIKKDKIFQAKEKFLELKAEHEKVIISKDKKIGEAEKRTRDKESQVSNELARSKKLNSQLDSKLKEVAHKEEYLEKKQSELEKLHKNQVQQLEVISGLSADDAKGQLMESLKETAKTDAMAYIQTTVEEAKLTAQQEAKKIVINTIQRIGTEEAVENCVSVFNLESDDVKGRIIGREGRNIRALESATGVEIIVDDTPEAIILSCFDSVRREVARLSLHKLVTDGRIHPARIEEIVKKTEKQIEQEIVEVGKRTVIDLGIHGLHPELVRAIGRMKYRSSYGQNLLQHSREVAKLCGVMAAELGLNPKLAKRAGLLHDIGKVPNTEAEVETPHAILGMQWAEKYGEKPDVCNAIGAHHDEIEMKTLIAPIVQVCDAISGARPGARRQVLDSYIQRLKDLEEVAFSFGGVQKAYAIQAGRELRVIVESEKVNDEKAAQLSFEISQKIQTDMTYPGQVKVTVIRETRSVNVAK
- a CDS encoding sulfatase-like hydrolase/transferase; its protein translation is MAIHFNHFKLFLYAAVLSVANIGLAQETRPNILVVLCDDLGYADVGFNGSTDILTPELDNLAQNGSIFTSAYVAHPFCGPSRSAILTGRYPHLTGTAYNLFHNSSEDDKDNMGVPVEETYMSKVLQNAGYYTSAIGKWHLGAAPKFHPNKRGFDDFYGFLGGGHDYFPSEYQKTYKAQKKAGNPNIRDYVFPMEHNGKPANETEYITDGFSREAIKNIKIAAAKKQPFFIYLAYNAPHVPLQAKAEDVAKFAHIKDKDRRTYAAMVYAVDRGVGKIVQTLKETKQFDNTLIVFLSDNGGNFNHGANNYPLKGTKGDTWEGGYRVPMFFHWPKKIKKDQRFDFPVSSLDLYPTFTGLAEAKLPKGKQLDGKNIMDDVLKNTEPYKDEMIYSLRYREGYNDVGARMGDWKITRMGNEPWRLHNITQDIGEKKNLAGRYPDRLKEMIAKTQEWTKSFVKPLWVYSVKDKELWESGQMPNYEATFEVDKLVDSPYHK
- a CDS encoding sulfatase codes for the protein MSLSKFIGILFLLGQAVGCSSAQNSIPKKESKKPNILFIAIDDLRPELGSYGSEIARSPNLDKLASEGLQFNRAYCQQAICGPSRASVLTGLRPETSGIFHNYLKIRELHPDIVTLPQHFKNNGYESVYYGKIFHHGDLDDSLSWSRVPGPQPKSVVGFALPENQQLREETRKEMFSKYGDVAKYGLAMGPAYESAKVPDNTYADGYNTDLAIADIKKMAKKSDQPFFLGLGFHKPHLNWVAPKKYWDLYDESKIPMASDSTPPKDGAAMGLHPSFELRVRSGIPKTGKLPPELARTLKHAYLACISYVDAQIGRAIQALEEAGIRDNTIIIVWSDHGWHLGDMGIWGKATNYEIATRVPLMIWTPDMPDSNRGVQTEALVELIDMYPTLCELAGIEKPVHLEGQSFAPLLKHPEQDWKTAVFSQFPSPALREWGSYPLRPAMRETYFGPLLEEVELKIKAQQKEKWDRNLFENKIMGYAMRTDQYRFIVWKDRTLTQASPLYFELYDHKKDPGETVNIASSNPQLVARLMAQFKKEKEQHSLN